In a genomic window of beta proteobacterium MWH-UniP1:
- a CDS encoding VacJ family lipoprotein produces the protein MNGFKGLTRLFALSLILVVAGCASLPAGHVPDSRDPWERYNRAMFEFNDNVDRAVIKPVAEVYRDYVPELFQVTLRNFFGNLRDVAVTVHQLLQGKPSEAGNSAARVLINTTIGFLGLGDPASEMGYNKTSEDFGQTFGRWGVEPGPYFVIPILGPSTVRDTFGTVLDFTYSPTDSVITDAADRNVSRGLIGIDRRRQLLDAERSIDALSFDKYTSVRDAWLAHRRSDIYDGDPPPTPFKDEE, from the coding sequence ATGAACGGATTCAAAGGACTAACGCGTCTTTTCGCCTTGTCACTGATTCTGGTCGTTGCGGGCTGCGCAAGTCTGCCGGCAGGGCATGTGCCGGATTCGCGCGACCCTTGGGAGCGGTACAACCGGGCCATGTTTGAATTCAATGACAACGTGGACCGCGCGGTGATCAAACCCGTCGCAGAGGTTTATCGTGATTACGTGCCCGAGCTATTTCAGGTCACGCTCCGAAATTTCTTTGGCAACCTGCGGGACGTAGCGGTCACGGTGCATCAGCTTTTGCAGGGCAAACCAAGCGAAGCAGGGAACTCTGCGGCCCGAGTGCTGATCAATACCACTATTGGTTTTCTTGGTTTGGGAGACCCGGCCAGTGAAATGGGCTACAACAAAACATCTGAAGATTTTGGCCAGACCTTTGGCCGCTGGGGTGTCGAGCCAGGGCCTTACTTTGTGATTCCGATCCTTGGCCCCAGCACGGTGCGCGACACCTTTGGCACCGTATTGGATTTCACTTACAGCCCAACGGATAGCGTGATCACTGACGCGGCTGATCGAAATGTATCCCGTGGGCTGATCGGCATTGATCGCCGCAGACAATTGCTCGACGCTGAGAGGTCGATTGATGCATTATCTTTTGACAAGTACACCAGTGTTCGAGACGCCTGGTTGGCACACCGTCGAAGCGACATCTATGACGGCGACCCGCCACCAACGCCTTTTAAAGACGAAGAATGA
- a CDS encoding ABC transporter substrate-binding protein, translated as MMKTLFRKIFAMIGLALLASLAGAQNAQTPPDELVRTVSQGVLDEIKADRTLQANANIERLNTLVDKRVMPYVNFQRMTALAVGRNWRAASPEQQTALQTEFRRLLLLTYADAVRQVTDTTIQVRPMRSAPADDEVIVRTQVLRPGKEPIQLDYRLQKTPAGWKIFDLNIMGLWLIEHYRNQFAQVVGASGIDGLIKSLKEKNQSLAQTATAQR; from the coding sequence ATGATGAAAACACTATTTAGAAAAATTTTCGCCATGATTGGCCTGGCCTTGCTGGCCAGCCTGGCCGGCGCACAAAATGCCCAGACACCGCCAGACGAACTCGTTCGCACGGTCTCTCAGGGTGTGCTGGATGAAATCAAGGCTGATCGCACATTGCAGGCAAACGCAAATATTGAACGGTTGAATACGCTCGTTGATAAGCGCGTCATGCCTTATGTGAATTTTCAGCGCATGACTGCCTTGGCGGTGGGCCGTAACTGGCGTGCTGCTTCGCCCGAACAGCAGACTGCCTTGCAGACCGAGTTTCGCAGGCTGTTGTTGCTGACCTACGCAGATGCAGTCCGCCAAGTGACCGACACCACCATTCAGGTCCGACCCATGCGCTCTGCGCCCGCTGACGATGAAGTGATTGTTCGCACCCAGGTCTTGCGCCCAGGCAAGGAGCCCATTCAGTTGGACTACCGGCTGCAGAAAACGCCGGCCGGCTGGAAGATTTTTGATCTGAACATTATGGGTCTGTGGCTGATTGAGCACTATCGCAATCAGTTTGCGCAGGTGGTGGGGGCCAGTGGTATTGACGGTCTGATCAAGTCATTAAAAGAAAAAAATCAGAGCCTTGCCCAAACGGCAACGGCCCAGCGGTAA
- a CDS encoding STAS domain-containing protein, translated as MPDIILKFSERVTLVNAMAELAKHQDVLRRQRSSAGAKDQQVVADLSGLKDVDTAALSVILHLDRELREHNGRPLVIRAAPNNLMSLARLSSLSDTLHWEENAA; from the coding sequence ATGCCAGACATCATCCTGAAATTCTCAGAGCGCGTGACCCTGGTCAATGCCATGGCGGAACTTGCAAAGCACCAAGATGTTTTGCGCCGCCAGCGATCATCGGCAGGCGCAAAAGATCAGCAGGTTGTGGCAGATCTCAGCGGTTTGAAGGATGTGGACACGGCAGCCTTATCGGTAATTTTGCATCTTGATCGTGAACTTCGCGAGCACAATGGCAGACCGCTTGTGATTCGTGCCGCACCAAACAATTTAATGTCGCTTGCCCGATTAAGCTCTTTGTCTGACACCCTTCATTGGGAAGAAAACGCTGCCTAG